The Marinobacter subterrani genome has a segment encoding these proteins:
- the murI gene encoding glutamate racemase — translation MSGQSPPRVLVFDSGIGGLSVAACIHQHLPGADLVYLADNAGFPYGDKPEAVVIERSCTLIGRALEQYPADIVVVACNTASTVVLPHLRGMTPVPVVGVVPAIKPAAAKTRNRRIGLLATPATVRRPYLDRLIEEFAGDCRVERIGHHGLVRWAEDLVAGNVVPAAELWEAMAAFREAGVDTVVLGCTHYPLLLENLRQSLPAVEFWVDSGEAIARRVAWLLDQAGQLAVARSPVAEPASPPVTAALFSGPAPEGIAVFMAGLGLSPRRVHGAWPAELLVATEAGSA, via the coding sequence TTGAGCGGACAGTCGCCTCCCAGGGTTCTGGTCTTCGATTCCGGTATCGGCGGGCTGAGTGTTGCAGCCTGCATCCACCAGCATCTGCCGGGAGCAGACCTGGTATATCTGGCCGACAACGCCGGTTTTCCCTACGGCGACAAACCGGAAGCGGTGGTGATTGAACGCTCCTGCACCCTGATTGGCCGGGCTCTCGAACAATACCCCGCTGACATTGTGGTGGTGGCCTGTAATACTGCCAGCACGGTGGTGCTGCCACACCTTCGCGGGATGACTCCGGTGCCGGTTGTCGGGGTGGTGCCGGCGATCAAGCCCGCGGCAGCAAAAACCCGGAACCGGCGCATCGGGCTTCTGGCAACGCCGGCGACGGTCCGCCGACCCTACCTGGACCGGCTGATCGAGGAATTCGCCGGAGATTGCCGGGTCGAGCGAATCGGGCACCACGGCCTGGTGCGTTGGGCGGAAGACCTGGTGGCCGGCAACGTGGTTCCGGCCGCTGAGCTTTGGGAAGCCATGGCGGCCTTTCGGGAGGCCGGGGTCGATACGGTGGTTTTGGGGTGTACCCACTATCCGCTGCTGCTGGAGAATCTGAGGCAGAGCCTGCCGGCCGTTGAATTCTGGGTGGATTCGGGCGAGGCTATTGCCCGCCGGGTAGCCTGGCTGCTGGATCAGGCAGGCCAGCTTGCCGTCGCCCGGAGCCCCGTGGCGGAGCCTGCTTCCCCGCCGGTTACCGCGGCGCTGTTTTCCGGCCCGGCCCCGGAAGGCATTGCGGTTTTTATGGCCGGGCTTGGCCTGTCTCCCCGGCGGGTGCACGGCGCCTGGCCTGCGGAGCTGCTGGTCGCTACAGAAGCCGGGTCAGCTTGA
- a CDS encoding MinD/ParA family ATP-binding protein, with the protein MTATAPAKHNPHQPRTIAITGGKGGVGKTSLALNLALTLARQDNRVLLLDGDTDLANVSIMVGLYPQKTLANVMAGECRLEDVILETDYGLHIIPGASGVQECMDMGQAEGLRILRALYNLESRYDYVITDTAAGLQAVGLHMIAATELACMVVTPDPASLTDAFSLIKVLRRRGYNRVPSILVNMAQGASQARSVFQRLDAAAQRHLGLALHYMGGIWRDETLRQSVLNQKPVALLPVSDPSCRQFHTLADMLNVRLSQLPRRKAGIAAYWHRVSRREGVVASPPGAASSESAAAEEAPAPDIKKQCVDAVGELEAVFSHGAVDPLLRYEAFTRLFALLGSTLDSDAIEIIQTGLAALPWENLSPERKRHLASHLRELADQVAPAARQPPPPEPGHPVLREPFYDRISFGEQDRLVRVLKEQPADISLDQLLRSLSGNDQGGS; encoded by the coding sequence ATGACTGCCACAGCACCCGCCAAGCACAATCCGCACCAGCCCCGGACGATCGCCATTACCGGTGGCAAGGGTGGGGTGGGCAAAACCTCGCTCGCCCTGAACCTTGCGCTTACCCTCGCCCGGCAGGATAACCGGGTTTTGCTTCTGGACGGTGACACCGATCTGGCCAATGTCAGCATCATGGTGGGCCTTTATCCGCAAAAAACCCTTGCGAATGTCATGGCCGGCGAATGCCGTCTGGAAGACGTCATTCTCGAGACAGACTATGGCCTGCACATCATTCCCGGCGCATCCGGCGTGCAGGAATGCATGGACATGGGCCAGGCCGAAGGCCTGCGAATTCTCAGGGCGCTGTATAACCTCGAGAGCCGGTACGATTACGTGATTACCGATACCGCCGCCGGCCTGCAGGCGGTCGGGCTTCACATGATAGCGGCCACGGAGCTGGCCTGCATGGTGGTAACCCCGGACCCTGCGTCCCTGACCGATGCCTTCTCCCTGATCAAGGTTCTTCGGCGCAGAGGTTACAACCGGGTTCCCAGCATCCTCGTCAATATGGCCCAGGGCGCCAGCCAGGCCCGTTCGGTATTCCAGCGCCTCGACGCTGCGGCTCAGCGTCACCTGGGTCTGGCGCTTCATTACATGGGGGGAATATGGCGCGATGAAACCCTCCGCCAGTCGGTGCTGAATCAGAAGCCGGTTGCACTGCTGCCAGTATCCGACCCATCCTGCCGCCAGTTTCATACCCTCGCTGATATGCTGAACGTTCGGCTGTCCCAGCTTCCCAGGCGAAAGGCGGGTATTGCCGCCTACTGGCACCGGGTATCCCGCAGGGAAGGAGTGGTGGCATCTCCGCCCGGCGCGGCGTCGTCGGAGAGCGCGGCGGCCGAAGAAGCGCCAGCGCCAGACATCAAAAAGCAATGTGTCGATGCCGTCGGTGAGCTCGAGGCAGTTTTCAGCCATGGCGCCGTTGACCCGTTGCTGCGTTATGAGGCATTTACCCGGCTTTTTGCACTGCTGGGGAGCACGCTGGACAGCGATGCAATCGAAATTATCCAGACCGGGCTGGCGGCGCTTCCCTGGGAAAATCTCAGCCCCGAACGCAAGCGTCATCTGGCCTCCCACCTCCGGGAGCTGGCCGACCAGGTTGCGCCCGCGGCCAGGCAACCGCCACCGCCCGAGCCTGGCCATCCCGTCCTGCGGGAGCCCTTCTATGATCGCATCAGCTTTGGAGAGCAGGATCGCCTGGTGCGTGTGCTGAAGGAGCAACCCGCCGATATCTCCCTGGACCAGCTCTTGCGGTCACTCTCGGGTAACGATCAGGGTGGCTCCTGA
- a CDS encoding HDOD domain-containing protein: MHIAPDLQLPSLPEVTLRALEACHQDASYRKISEIVAADTALVARILALANSALYGPATPIRSIDQALLRLGTRRFHTLVLTAALRQLLFELGGDEWQQLRDFWRHSLTTALTARALATLTRYPEPDEAFMLGMLHNIGELIAIKTPATEAKQHYLDHQSDIAAELVTSWGLGPMAADAMRYQQALPSELRDAGHLVKLISLATRLALSDAAGIAAAGTVFGLNEELTREINRRIGHEVTGMANSLGIPLDEDYSGESASRKLKQTILRQAMASQALNLADISGETDDILAETVNSLTLITGLPALCFGHAGDNLVLLSGTIGDIPELAVTAKPGGSVLTEAFISGLPVSLGERPPTVLDRQLLSLLHTPSLLAIPVVSDDQCPGIFALGTDSEQLPTTLELADIFVRQLAPVLASRTGPDAKTAPDSKQLDQEVAQDRLRRQVHEVSNPLTIIRQYIYQLRSRLEDGDVQEELDIIRDELDRAGNLLLQMSHTDAPDHDGGSVELNSELESLARILEDSLFSDDNRDLTLKLGNQSTQVAAGATRIRQVVINLVRNAAESLPENGGIVEVRTASPVWQNQRTWVELEITDTGTGIPGEIRDALFSPVTSTKGEGHSGLGLSIVKQLVDDMEGIIACRTGQEGTTFRILLPAASHKKNETD, translated from the coding sequence ATGCACATTGCGCCTGATCTTCAGCTACCGAGTCTCCCGGAAGTGACCTTGCGGGCGCTCGAAGCTTGCCATCAGGACGCAAGCTACCGGAAGATCAGCGAGATCGTCGCCGCCGACACAGCCCTGGTGGCCCGCATACTCGCCCTTGCCAACTCCGCGCTCTATGGCCCTGCAACGCCGATCCGCTCAATTGATCAGGCGCTACTGAGGCTCGGGACACGCCGGTTCCACACCCTAGTGCTCACTGCGGCCCTGCGCCAGCTCCTGTTCGAGCTCGGCGGAGACGAATGGCAGCAGCTCCGGGACTTCTGGCGCCACTCCCTGACCACCGCCCTGACCGCACGGGCCCTGGCCACCCTGACCCGTTACCCGGAGCCCGACGAAGCCTTCATGCTGGGCATGCTTCACAACATTGGTGAGCTGATCGCTATTAAAACGCCAGCAACCGAAGCGAAGCAACACTATCTTGATCATCAGTCCGACATTGCCGCCGAGCTTGTCACCTCCTGGGGGCTGGGGCCGATGGCCGCCGATGCCATGCGCTACCAGCAGGCGCTGCCATCGGAGCTGCGGGATGCCGGCCATCTGGTCAAGCTGATCAGCCTGGCTACCCGCCTGGCCCTCTCCGATGCCGCCGGTATTGCTGCGGCCGGGACGGTGTTCGGGCTGAATGAGGAGCTGACGAGGGAGATCAACCGACGGATTGGCCATGAAGTCACCGGTATGGCCAACTCTCTCGGCATCCCGCTGGATGAGGACTACAGCGGAGAAAGTGCATCCAGAAAACTGAAACAGACCATTCTGCGACAGGCCATGGCCAGCCAGGCGCTCAACCTGGCTGATATATCCGGTGAGACTGACGACATCCTGGCCGAAACGGTCAACAGCCTGACCCTGATCACCGGCCTGCCCGCCCTGTGTTTTGGCCATGCCGGGGACAACCTTGTGCTCCTGTCCGGGACCATCGGCGACATCCCGGAACTGGCCGTGACAGCCAAACCCGGCGGCAGCGTGCTTACCGAGGCATTCATTTCCGGATTGCCGGTCAGCCTGGGCGAACGCCCGCCCACGGTACTCGATCGTCAGCTACTATCCCTGTTACATACCCCGTCGCTGCTCGCCATTCCGGTTGTCAGTGATGACCAGTGCCCCGGCATCTTTGCCCTTGGCACCGATAGTGAGCAGCTACCGACCACGCTGGAACTGGCGGATATTTTCGTCCGCCAGCTCGCCCCTGTTCTCGCCAGCCGGACAGGCCCGGATGCCAAGACTGCGCCAGACAGTAAGCAACTGGACCAGGAAGTTGCCCAAGACCGGTTGCGCAGGCAGGTGCACGAAGTCAGCAACCCCCTGACCATCATCCGGCAGTACATCTACCAGCTCCGGAGCCGGCTTGAGGATGGCGATGTTCAAGAGGAACTGGATATCATCCGGGATGAGCTTGACCGGGCCGGTAACCTGTTGCTGCAGATGAGCCACACTGACGCCCCGGACCACGATGGCGGCAGCGTTGAGCTGAATTCGGAACTGGAAAGCCTGGCCCGGATACTGGAAGACAGTCTGTTTAGCGACGACAATCGTGATCTGACATTAAAACTCGGCAACCAGTCGACACAGGTTGCCGCCGGTGCCACGCGCATTCGCCAGGTGGTGATCAATCTCGTCCGCAATGCGGCCGAGAGTCTGCCGGAGAACGGAGGTATCGTAGAGGTCCGCACCGCGTCCCCGGTATGGCAGAATCAGCGTACCTGGGTAGAGCTGGAAATTACCGACACGGGCACGGGAATACCCGGTGAAATCAGGGACGCCCTGTTTTCGCCGGTCACAAGCACAAAAGGAGAGGGCCACAGCGGGTTGGGCCTGAGCATTGTGAAACAGCTTGTTGATGACATGGAGGGCATCATAGCTTGTCGCACGGGGCAGGAAGGCACCACCTTCAGGATTCTGTTACCGGCGGCCAGCCATAAAAAGAACGAGACCGACTGA
- a CDS encoding putative bifunctional diguanylate cyclase/phosphodiesterase → MAPELTDQPFSYGVTARILVADDEPRLLDSLASLLRSRGYEVSEAHGGRKACELIDQQGFDLALLDLRMPEVNGFDVMAHLAKGQPECGVIVVSGESSFSSVSRALRRGALDYIRKPFDPEELLATVESVIGKRSLLKAHEHIQFRLEKSEALHRYIVNSSPDIVFMLDEDGRFCFINSKVESLLGYQPDELCGEHFRQILDDRDVTRGTLALKGPNITADNPRTLEVRLKTRGSRRATRHFEITAFPIDPQTWPHTGATQGGGNGSGARYYGTARDVTERKEAEAFINFQAYHDLLTRLPNRALFKDRLELAITHAKRGGQKLAVMFLDLDRFKVINDTLGHAMGDRLLQAVTHRLEKCLRKGDTLSRFGGDEFTLLLPSIHNHEDARQIAKKLIDALRAPFELGDHEVFVGVSIGISIFPEAGESMDQLIQNADIAMYHVKARGKDGYRFYSESMSIDTANRLNLERDLRQALERDELRVFYQPQVCSTSNRVVGLEALVRWQHPERGLLYPRDFLPLAEETKLIGQLSERVLDQACQDVGHWIRSGHPDLRLAVNLSPIQVEHPRFVETLMQRVKAHNFPAGNLEIEITENVIMNDLEQISQKLRELAALGVRIAIDDFGTGYSSLNYLHRLPIHTLKVDQSFVKAIRSGEDGACIVNAIVAMAHGLKLEIVAEGVETDEQLEYLRGLGCHQVQGFFYGPARPAAEISKSLGLTRARAAAF, encoded by the coding sequence ATGGCACCTGAGCTTACTGATCAGCCTTTCAGTTACGGGGTAACGGCACGGATACTGGTGGCGGATGACGAACCCCGCCTGCTGGACTCACTGGCATCGCTGCTGCGCAGCCGTGGTTATGAGGTTTCCGAAGCCCATGGCGGCAGGAAGGCCTGCGAACTCATTGACCAGCAGGGCTTTGACCTGGCGCTTCTGGATCTGCGCATGCCGGAGGTGAACGGATTTGATGTCATGGCCCACCTTGCCAAAGGCCAGCCGGAATGCGGCGTGATCGTGGTCAGTGGCGAGAGCTCCTTCAGTTCTGTCAGCCGGGCGCTCCGGCGCGGCGCGCTGGACTACATCCGCAAACCCTTTGATCCGGAAGAATTGCTGGCAACGGTCGAAAGCGTCATCGGCAAACGGTCTCTGCTCAAGGCCCACGAACATATCCAGTTCCGGCTGGAAAAATCCGAAGCCCTGCACCGCTATATCGTCAACAGCTCCCCCGACATCGTGTTCATGCTCGATGAAGATGGTCGCTTCTGCTTTATCAACAGCAAGGTGGAAAGCCTGCTGGGGTACCAGCCAGACGAGCTGTGTGGTGAACACTTCCGGCAGATCCTTGATGACCGGGACGTTACCCGGGGAACGCTGGCGCTCAAAGGCCCCAATATCACCGCAGACAATCCCAGAACCCTGGAAGTACGCCTGAAAACCAGGGGCAGCCGCCGGGCAACGCGGCATTTCGAGATCACGGCTTTCCCCATCGACCCGCAAACCTGGCCCCACACCGGGGCAACCCAGGGCGGAGGCAACGGCAGCGGCGCGCGATACTACGGCACCGCCCGGGACGTGACCGAACGCAAAGAGGCCGAGGCCTTTATCAATTTTCAGGCCTACCATGACCTGCTCACCCGGCTTCCCAACCGGGCCCTTTTCAAGGACCGCCTCGAACTGGCAATCACCCACGCGAAACGCGGGGGCCAGAAGCTGGCGGTGATGTTCCTCGACCTAGACCGTTTCAAGGTGATCAACGATACCCTCGGGCACGCCATGGGGGACCGCTTGCTGCAGGCCGTCACCCACCGGCTGGAAAAATGCCTGCGCAAGGGCGACACGCTGTCCCGGTTCGGTGGCGATGAGTTCACCCTGTTGCTGCCCTCCATCCACAACCATGAGGATGCGAGACAAATCGCCAAGAAGCTGATTGACGCGCTCCGGGCGCCCTTTGAACTGGGTGACCACGAGGTTTTTGTTGGCGTAAGCATTGGTATTTCTATCTTTCCGGAAGCCGGCGAGTCCATGGATCAGCTGATCCAGAATGCCGATATTGCCATGTATCACGTCAAGGCCCGGGGCAAGGACGGTTACCGCTTCTATTCCGAAAGCATGAGCATCGACACCGCCAACCGGCTGAACCTGGAGCGGGACCTGCGCCAGGCGCTGGAACGGGACGAGCTGCGGGTGTTCTATCAGCCCCAGGTGTGCTCAACCAGCAACCGGGTGGTCGGGCTGGAGGCACTGGTACGCTGGCAGCACCCGGAAAGGGGCCTGCTGTACCCGCGGGATTTCCTGCCCCTGGCAGAGGAAACCAAGCTGATCGGCCAGCTCAGTGAGCGGGTGCTTGACCAAGCCTGCCAGGATGTCGGGCACTGGATTCGCTCGGGGCACCCGGACCTTCGCCTCGCGGTCAACCTGTCGCCGATTCAGGTCGAGCATCCCCGATTTGTGGAAACCCTGATGCAGCGGGTAAAAGCCCACAATTTTCCGGCGGGAAACCTGGAAATCGAAATCACCGAAAACGTGATCATGAATGATCTGGAACAGATCAGCCAGAAGTTGCGGGAACTGGCGGCGCTGGGAGTCCGGATCGCGATCGACGATTTTGGCACCGGTTATTCCTCACTGAATTACCTGCACCGCCTGCCCATTCACACCCTCAAGGTTGACCAGTCCTTCGTAAAGGCCATTCGCAGCGGAGAGGACGGCGCCTGCATCGTGAATGCGATTGTCGCCATGGCCCACGGCCTCAAGCTCGAGATTGTTGCCGAAGGCGTGGAGACTGACGAGCAGTTGGAATACCTGAGGGGGCTCGGGTGCCACCAGGTCCAGGGCTTTTTCTACGGGCCGGCACGGCCGGCAGCCGAGATATCCAAGAGCCTGGGACTCACCAGGGCCCGGGCCGCAGCCTTCTGA
- the nudC gene encoding NAD(+) diphosphatase: protein MTQWKPGWTNRSPEEGDLVLALSGPGVVKPENGWLHSCDSAMLAGSLRDAVSLGAYGGRDVFVTEVPESIVQGQEVVSLREALLMMTDSPADMLSTGFQVWQWWRDHRYCGRCGEETGVHPRERAKWCEPCGIPWYPRLAPCVIVVIRRNDRLLLAKSSRTRRDFYSLIAGFVEPGESLEGAVHREVKEETGLDVNNIRYHASEPWPFPHQLMVGFFADYAGGELVLQEEELADAGWFLPGNTPPVPPETTISGRLIRAMEKEISRGGIPV from the coding sequence ATGACTCAGTGGAAACCCGGCTGGACAAACCGGTCGCCGGAGGAAGGTGATCTGGTCCTGGCGCTTTCCGGACCGGGCGTGGTGAAGCCTGAAAACGGCTGGCTGCACAGCTGTGACAGCGCCATGCTCGCTGGCTCCTTGCGCGATGCCGTCTCTTTGGGGGCTTACGGCGGTCGGGATGTCTTTGTCACCGAGGTGCCGGAAAGTATCGTCCAGGGACAGGAGGTCGTCTCCCTTCGGGAAGCATTGCTGATGATGACCGACTCCCCGGCGGATATGCTGAGTACCGGGTTCCAGGTCTGGCAGTGGTGGCGCGACCACCGGTACTGCGGCCGCTGCGGTGAGGAAACCGGCGTGCACCCCCGGGAGCGCGCCAAATGGTGCGAGCCCTGCGGGATTCCCTGGTACCCGAGGCTCGCGCCCTGCGTCATTGTTGTGATCCGCAGGAATGACCGTCTGCTGCTGGCGAAATCGTCGCGAACCCGGCGTGACTTCTACAGCCTGATTGCCGGATTTGTTGAGCCGGGCGAGAGCCTGGAAGGGGCTGTTCACCGGGAGGTGAAAGAGGAGACCGGCCTGGATGTGAACAATATCCGCTACCACGCGTCGGAGCCCTGGCCCTTCCCGCACCAGTTGATGGTTGGCTTCTTTGCCGATTACGCCGGAGGCGAGCTGGTGTTGCAGGAAGAGGAACTGGCTGATGCCGGCTGGTTTCTACCGGGCAACACACCACCGGTACCTCCGGAAACCACAATTTCCGGCCGTTTGATCCGGGCGATGGAAAAGGAAATTTCCCGGGGAGGCATTCCGGTTTGA
- a CDS encoding DUF2156 domain-containing protein codes for MSDQILALDTVGALESGSFSFGERVGFLKKFGTHSQSFSTLQPGMQYFDLPGVGYIAYMRKWGGTFVLSDPVCAPGDFGKLLESFHQRFPNASYIQVSKPVVDFLHLRFGLYGTQFGSESRIDLGQWSLTGKKKQILRTALNQAEKNGITVMERFSDDHTREISEAWIRTRKCKSNEIRFLIRPMEMEYRENERHFYAYQDGKAVGFIYFDPIYRNNEIISYVPNISRANADFRQGIFYTLMAHAMDVFKAEGVPYLDLGLIPLSLDATTEHQESRLLKRLLHGLYEKGNFLYNFKGLEFTKSRFRGDNFKTYCCHKRSIPALEFLAMFKLTRLL; via the coding sequence ATGTCGGATCAGATACTCGCACTGGACACGGTCGGCGCTCTGGAAAGCGGCTCATTCAGCTTCGGTGAGCGCGTTGGTTTTCTGAAGAAATTCGGAACCCACTCTCAGTCTTTCTCTACGCTTCAACCAGGCATGCAGTACTTTGATTTGCCTGGCGTAGGCTATATCGCCTACATGCGTAAATGGGGCGGCACCTTTGTGCTTTCGGATCCGGTTTGCGCACCGGGCGATTTCGGCAAGCTGCTGGAGAGTTTTCATCAGCGCTTCCCCAACGCCAGCTACATTCAGGTCTCAAAACCGGTGGTAGATTTTCTGCATCTGCGGTTTGGCCTCTATGGCACCCAGTTTGGTAGCGAGTCCCGTATCGATCTTGGCCAATGGTCCCTGACCGGAAAAAAGAAGCAGATTCTCCGGACCGCGCTCAACCAGGCCGAGAAAAACGGCATTACGGTCATGGAGCGGTTCAGCGACGATCACACGCGGGAAATCTCCGAAGCCTGGATACGTACAAGGAAGTGCAAAAGTAATGAAATCCGATTCCTGATCCGGCCGATGGAAATGGAATACCGGGAGAACGAGCGGCATTTCTACGCCTATCAGGATGGCAAGGCGGTTGGTTTTATCTACTTTGATCCGATTTACCGCAACAACGAAATTATCAGCTACGTGCCCAATATTTCCCGGGCCAATGCCGATTTTCGCCAGGGTATTTTCTATACCCTGATGGCACATGCGATGGACGTGTTCAAGGCTGAGGGCGTGCCCTATCTCGACCTTGGCCTGATCCCCCTGTCTCTGGATGCGACGACCGAACACCAGGAGAGCCGCTTGCTAAAACGCCTGTTGCACGGTCTCTATGAGAAAGGCAATTTCCTGTATAACTTCAAGGGGCTGGAGTTCACCAAGTCACGCTTTCGCGGCGACAACTTCAAGACCTACTGCTGCCACAAGCGATCAATTCCGGCGCTGGAATTTCTCGCCATGTTCAAGCTGACCCGGCTTCTGTAG
- a CDS encoding class I SAM-dependent methyltransferase, with amino-acid sequence MRDKYKYIGPVYDFLSNLYSGKNIHRCKTAMLDVETVKAGDRILFAGVGHGRDAIRAAELGADVTVVDLSETMLRKFAEAQQKEAPHLTIRRIHSDIMKVHEFEQYDMVVANFFLNVFDEDMMVRVLEHLIRLGKADASVVVGDFCYPTGNIFSRMFKKLYWYMAVFIFWLFANNAFHKIYNYPEHMQRLGLQVTEKKHFKLLNMNCYWSILGRKQA; translated from the coding sequence ATGCGCGATAAGTACAAGTACATTGGCCCGGTATACGATTTTCTGAGCAACCTTTACAGCGGCAAGAACATTCACCGCTGCAAAACCGCCATGCTGGACGTGGAAACCGTCAAAGCCGGTGACCGGATCCTGTTCGCCGGCGTTGGCCACGGCAGGGACGCCATTCGCGCCGCCGAACTGGGTGCCGACGTAACCGTGGTAGATCTTTCAGAGACCATGCTGCGCAAGTTTGCCGAAGCCCAGCAGAAAGAGGCACCGCACCTGACCATTCGTCGCATCCACAGCGACATCATGAAAGTGCATGAATTCGAGCAGTACGACATGGTGGTCGCCAACTTTTTCCTGAACGTGTTTGACGAGGACATGATGGTTCGGGTCCTGGAACACCTGATTCGACTGGGCAAGGCCGATGCCAGTGTCGTGGTCGGTGATTTCTGCTACCCCACCGGCAACATCTTCTCCCGGATGTTCAAGAAGCTTTACTGGTATATGGCCGTCTTCATCTTCTGGCTGTTTGCCAATAACGCCTTCCACAAGATCTACAACTACCCCGAACACATGCAGCGCCTGGGCCTGCAGGTTACCGAGAAGAAGCATTTCAAACTTCTGAACATGAATTGCTACTGGTCCATTCTCGGCCGCAAGCAGGCCTGA